The sequence CATTATAGGCCGTATTTCAACGAGATTTTGAATGTCTTCTTCTGTTAAACCGACAAACTTAATTTGTATACCTTTATCCTTTTTCAGCAACTCTTGAAAATCATAATTACTTTCATGCAGTCTATGTTCAACCGCTATATGCGTTAGCACGTCCTTTTGATCATCTTTACGGAAAAATCGTAAAGCCCCAGATTGATTATTTAATAGTGATTTAAATGGACAATCTCTCATGTTCGTCCTCCTAACAATAAGTATGTCTTTTATCCTATTTACGGATAATTATACAGGTGATTTTGTAATATTTCATCATAGAATACAACGATATTATAAAACTTTTATTAAAAAAAGAGAGAACAGATTAGATAACCTATCATTTATGGTAAAATAAATAAAACATTGTATTGGATGGCAGGTAAAGATATGAACATATACATTGTAGATTGTGATGCAAACAGTGCAAAACAGTTAACAACCATTCTCAAAAAAGAGTATAAGAGTACTTATCATGTTACTATAAATTCCTTAACCTCAGAATCTAGACTTTCTCAAATAAGACAAGATTCTATTTTTGTATACAAGGGACACTACAACGCTCCCATAATGGAGCAGATAAAAAACTTTTGCTTGAAGCAACAATTTCCTCTACTTGCCGTTGTTAGCAAAGAAAGCTATTCTTCTGGACATCATTCCTTTGATTCGGGGATCTTGATGGATGTTGTTACGGATCCGACCGAATCCGAGCTATTTTTGCGAATTCGCCTGCTGCTTAAACATCAGGATGAAATGAGAAACAGAATTGACAAAGAGATACAATTAAAGAGCGCTATCAATCATATTACCAATGAACTAGAGCTTGCAAAAAAACTGCAACAGCTTGTTCTTCCAAAAGATTTCTCTAATCAGGATATTAAATTTAACGCTATTTATAAACCATCGGAACAATTATCAGGGGACTTATACTTTTGGGTTAAAATTTCTCCTCATGAATATGGATTTATTTTAATGGATGTTAGCGGGCACGGTGTCCATGCGTCATTGGTTAGTATGGCAATGCGCTCTTTATTACCAGGCTTATTAAAAAGGGTAAAGAATCCAGAAAAAATCTCCAAGGCACTTAATGAACATATGCTTGCGTTATTTGAAGGACGCAATGACCAATTTCATTATGTGACAACCTATTTCACAGCAATGATTCTATTAATTGACACACAGAAGAAGTCATTCTCCTATGTGAATGCAGGGCACCAACCAGGACTGATGCTTCAAGACGGCATCGTAAGAATGCTCGAATCAACAATGGTTCCCATCGGATTAATTCATGCCCCTCGAATTGAAGCGAAAACCATTCATTATCAAGCACCAGCGAAGTTACTCCTATACACCGATGGGCTAATAGAAACCCCGAATTGTACGACAATCAGTCGTTTACAAAGGTTAATAACGGATTTTACTGCTATGGAAAATGAAGATGAATCTTTCATGCTGGAGGAATTTCTAACTAGTCGGATAAGGGAGTGCACGGTTTCGGATGATATTTGTATCGTTTCAATTACATTAAATTGACAAAAGTTCCAAGCGCCCTCTAATTTTGTTCACGCCATAGGTAGTTTCATGACGCGGTAGGTGATATAATTAAATAAACTATTCACGGATGAGGTGAGTGTCAAAATGAATACTGCAAAAGAACGCTTACTTAAAATAATTGAAGAAATACCTGAACAAGAAGTAGATAAAATTTTAGACTTTGCGGAATTTTTAAAAGCTAAAAAGGAAAAAAACTTATATAAGGACTTAACAAAAGCTAGTGAAAGTAGCCTTGATTTTTGGGATAACGATATTGATGACGAGGTTTGGAATAATGTATAAACAGGGTGATATTGTTTTAGTTGCTGTTCCATACAGTGATTTAACAAATAGAAAGCAACGACCTGCGCTAGTTATTTCGAATGATAATTATAACCAAGTGACTGAGGATTTAGTTGTTGCTGCTATTACTTCACAATTAAAGGATCTAGATTATTCCGTAGTAATTGAACCAAAAGATTTAAACGAGGGTGAACTTAAAGTTACATCGGCGATTAGGGCAGATAAAGTTTATACACTTTCAAAAGATATTATCAGAAAAAAATTTGGACAAGTAAACTCTGAGGTTTTAGAAGGCGTTAGGACAAAACTAAACGAACTAATAAAATAAAAACGTCGTAATCCAAACCGTTGGACAGCGACGTTTCTTTGTGAATTATAACGATTTTAACAGCATCACATAATGAATAACATCATTCAAATGTTCATTGCAATAAAAAATACAAAACAAAATCTGCGGTGAATTTCTCCGCTTTTCTTATAATGTAAATGAACAAATTTAGGGAAATGAAGTATAATTTATAGTACCAACCATTAATACAAAGTGATAGAATTTTAATGGACACTTCCCTAGTTTTCCAGTTATACTAGGTGTCCTAATTGTAGAGGCATTAGCTCAAGTAAGTGCAGTTGTAATGTTAAGTAAGGAAGGAAATCATGGACGATTAGGGCTTTTGGCAGGAATAGATAATTGCCGCTTTAAACAACAAGTAAAACCAGGAGACCAACTCTGTCTTGAAGTTGAAATTACCAGATTAAAAGGTCATATCGGGAAAGGGAAAGGTCTTGCTACTGTTAATGGACAATTAGTATGCGAAACAGAACTGATATTTGCATTTGGTGATTAATATGTTGATTTTCAAAATCAATGTTGTCTGAAAATTACAAATTAATTGATAGTAAAAATCAAGAACGTATATATACATCAGTATTCTTAATCGTGAAAAGGGCATCCAATGCGGAAATAGACTTATTGGATAGCCCTATTTTTTAGTCATACAAAAAAAGGAAAATTAACTATTTATTTAAAACTAAGTATGTTATAATTAGTACTAGGTTTTAACACTAACTTCTAATAAAATTTGAGGTGGAATATATGATAGGGTCAAGAATAACAGCCATTGGAACATATGTACCAGAAAAAGTCCTTACAAATTTCGAATTAGAGCAAATGGTCGAAACAAACCATGAGTGGATTGTACAAAGGACAGGAATTCATGAACGTAGAATAACTCGTCTTGATGAGTTTACTAGTGATTTGTGTGTTTCAGCTGTAAATGATTTAATGCAAAGATATAATAAAAAAGTTGAAGATGTAGATATGATTATTGTGGCAACGAGTACACCTGATTTTCAATTTCCATCTGTTTCAAGCATCATCCAAAACCGATTAAATATATCACAAACGGGTGCAATAGATTTAAGTGCAGCGTGTGCGGGGTTTGTTTATGCTTTACATACAGCCCACAGCTATATTGCATCTGGACTGCACAAGAAGATACTTGTGATTGGGGCGGATACAATATCAAAAATCACAAATTATACTGATAGAAACACATGCATTTTATTTGGGGATGGTGCAGGTGCGGTATTGGTAGAGAGGGACGAACAAGCAAAAAGTTTTCTTGGATTCCATGTAGGAAGTGATGGAAGTGGAGCACAACATGTATATTGTTCAGGACTATCAAAAAAGGTCAATGGAATTGAGTTAATCGATACTCAATATCTTGTGCAAAATGGTAGAGAAGTATTTCGGTGGGTCGCAAGGAATGTTCCAGATGGTATAAGAAAGATTTTAGAACAAACACAAACGGGTCTTGATAAAATTGATTGGTTTATACCCCATAGTGCTAACTTACGGTTAATAGAGCCTATTTGCGAAAAATTGGAATTCCCTATGAAAAAAACTCTTTATAGCTTGGTGAACTTTGGAAATACTTCCGCTGCAACAATTCCTTTAGCTCTTGATCTTGGAATCCGTGAGGGAAAAGTAAAAAATGGCGATCGAGTTCTTATGTACGGTTTTGGATCGGGTTTGGTTCATGCTGGACAACTTTTAGAATTAAATTTTGATGAACAAGTAAATAATCCTACCCCGTTGTGATAGCTATCTAATAGAATCATGGATTATGTAATTTCTGGGCTAGTTTATTGGAAAAGGACGAGAAAAATGGAAGTCTTTAAAAAAGTCAGCAAAAAGTTTTATCCGAACGAGTTAAAAGAATGGCTTTATCGTGAAAATAATGAAGATCTTTCAGAGTATGAAAAAAGATAGTTGAGTAAATTAAAAAGACAAAATCTACTTGGAATTATAGCGCTTTTTATGGGTGGTATTGCTTTTGCATTCGGACCAGATTTTGGACTTCTTCCTGCTATTTCAATTGTATTTTGTATTTTTACTTATGGGACTTTTGATAAAAGTATAGAGGATAATCCTTGGCCTTTTTACATTGGATTTATTTTGTCTCTAATTGGGTTATACATGGTTCTTCGAGGCCTACATCATGATTTAAATATACAACCTACGAACTTATTTGAGGATATCGGTTTTGGCGGTATTATTGCTTATGAAGTAAAAGACAAGGAACTTATTGCTAAAATCCCTGCTCAAGTTTCACCCGCAGGCTTTAGTGGTGAAATCGTTATTGTTTATGAATTTCGCGATAAAATGTTTCAAGCAGAATCAATTGAGTGGCAGAGGTATGAGTGAATTGTTGAACCTCTTTTATTACAATGGTGAATTCAATGGTAAAAAAATAGCTGGAAATGGGGTTGCTTCCGCCTTGTTAAAAAGTTTAAGAAACATTAACTAGGGGAAATCATCATTTTGATTTCCCGCTTTTTTCTTTTTAGTATTCCTTTTTAATTTTGTAGCTTGAACTCAGCTTGTTTTTTTTTACTGTCCATTTTTTCTACGAACTGTTATTGTTTCTCCGCCTATTCCCCAATTATCAGTATCAACTTCATCAATAACTACAACAGTTGTATTAGGATTTTTCCCTAACACATCGACTAGCAATTGCGTTGCCCCTTTAATAAGCAATGCTTTTTTTTCTGGTGTAACATTTTCATTTGTAATTTTAATATTTACATATGGCATAATGATTTCCCCTTTTTATTTTATTATTTGTTATAATTTATAATCGTATTTTTCGTGATTGGTAACTTCTCAAAACGAATTCCATTGATAAGCAGGCATGAACCGATGAATACGGCACACGCGGCACCTATTAAAGCAGCGTTAAAATTTTGCGTAATAGATGCTAAAACCCCAGCAATTGTTGGTCCAACCATTTGTCCGACAGCATAAATGGCCGTCATATAGCTGATAATCTTGCTGCTATTAGCTGGATTCATTTGTCTTGCTAACGTTGTAGCAAGAGTTGTAATCCCCATAAACGTCGCTCCAAATAATATTGCGCTTATTATAAAAAACGTTTGGGATGCTAAGAAAACTGGCATTGCAATTCCAATAGATTGTAGGGTCATTGCCAAAACTAAAGATGTAACAAATCCTCGTTTTTTTGCGAGCGATGACCAAAGGATACAGGATGGAACTGCCGCCAACCCAACAATCATCCATACAAAGGTAGGGACACTACCAACGGTGGAGGTTTTTTCAGCAATTGAAACGATAAAAGTGCCTGTAACAATATAACCTAATCCCTCTATGCCGTAGGCTGCAACTAACCATGGAAGCCATTTGGCAGGTGGTAGTTGTGCTTGTGAAAACACTTCTTGTTTATGCTTCTTTGTAGCAATGTTGTGAGAATCTTTAAGCCACATCCATACGAAAACAGTTAGAGCCCCGCTGACAATTGCGAGTCCCACCCATGCTCCCTCCCAATGAAAGAGATGGTTTAGGCTTGGAACGAATAGACCAGTTAAAAAGATTCCTAGTCCTACTCCCGAATAAAATATCCCTGACCAATTTGTCTTCCCTACGGCGGCAAGTTTATCCAATACAATACTTGAAGCTAAAACAAATATAAAAGCACTTGCAATACCTGAAATAAAACGGAATACTAGCATAAGAAAATAAGAATGTGATAGTCCCATACTGAAGGTTGTTACAATGCTAACAACTAGACTTATCCTTAAATACATTGTTTTGTGCTTTCTTAAAGGCAGAACTCCCGCTAAAAGGGCCCCAAGTAAATATCCTCCGTAATTGCTTGTAGCAAGATAACCAGCAAGAGCGTCGGAAAAAGAGAGGTCATTTTGCATAAGTGGGAGTATTGGTGTATAAGCGAATCTTCCAATTCCCATCGCAACCATTAAAGATAGTATGCCCCCAACTAAAAACAAATAGGAATGCTTAATCTAATATTCACCTCCGAATTTTTCTATATTACAATCATACTGGATTTTTGTTATATGGTATAATACATAAAATTGATATCGGCTATCAGTTTTCGAGATGGCTGAAAGGTATATGGGGGATTACGATGGATTTGCAAGCTTTGAAAATTTTTCAAATTGTAGCTGAGTTGGGGAGTATTTCGCAAGCAGCTAGAGAACTTAATTATGCACAATCAAATATCACGACAAAGATTCAACAACTGGAAACAAGTCTTGAAACAACTTTGTTTTATCGTCATAATCGTGGAACTACATTAACAGCAAAGGGAAAAATGTTACTGTCTTATACAGAAAAAATATTTCGTCTTTTAGATGAGACCCAAAAAGTGATGAGTGATGAAGAAACACCAAAAGGCCCTATAATCATTGGTTCCATGGAAACGACAGCTGCCGTCCGCTTACCGGCCCTACTTTCAAAGTACCATCACAAGTATCCAGAAGTTGATCTCACTCTTAAAACTGGCCCTACTGAACAAAATATCCAAGGGGTACTGCAATATGAACTTGATGGAGCATTTGTAGCTGGTCCTGTTGAACACCCAGAACTTATCCAAACGACGGTAATAGAAGAAGAATTAGTACTCATTACAGATACGATTCACTCTTCTTTATCCTCAATTAAAGATATGCAGACTCGTACTCTACTTGTATTCCGTGCTGGCTGTTCATATCGAGCGAGATTCGAACAATGGTTACATCACGAGGGACTCGTCCCACATAAAATTATGGAGTTTGGTACACTTGAAGCAATCGTGGGTTGTGTATCTGCAGGACTTGGCATAAGTCTCCTTCCTCGTAGTGTTATTGAAAAACATGTACAAGAAGGAAGTCTGAGAATGCATCCAATCCCAAGTCCATACGGAAAAGTTAAAACAATATTCATATACCGCAAAGATAAATATATGCCCACTTCTTTAATGAAATTTATGGATATGTTAAGTGACAAAACAAGCTGGTTAAATAAAAGATTTTAAGTAGAAGAGAGACATCCAAATGTTTGCTAGTGCACATTAATAGAAGTTTTCTATATAAAGGTTTAAAAATACATAATTGAAAATATTGGTGGTGGGTGAAATGCCTTTTATAACAATTAAATTGGCTAAAGGTAGGACAATTGAACAAAAACAGCAATTTGTTGAAGCGATTACTCAAGAAGCAGTAAAAACTTTAAACGTAAAAAAGGAATGGATAACCGTAGTGTTTGATGAATACGAACGAGAAAATTGGGCTACAGATGGGCAGCTACATTCAATAAAATTTGGCGATGGATTTGGAAAACAAGGAACAGAATGATAAAAGTTTTTTAACTAGGAGTGATTGTTCAATAAGAGCAGTCGCTTTTATTGATACATCAAAATCCGTTTACTAAATTCTGTTCTAAATCCAGTCCCAGCTGCTTACGATTTAATGATACAAAGCAAATAAAATCTAAGCAAATCAAAATCGCAATGTAAATCGAAATCTCACCCTAAGGAGGACGTAAAAATGGAGATTGATGGCGTCTTTTCTGGTGGCGGTATGAAAGCGATTGCTTTTGTTGGAGCAATTGAAGTGATGGAGCGTGAAGGTTTTATTTTTAAAAAAGTAGCAGGGACTAGTGCGGGAGCCATCATAGCTGCACTTATTAAAGCAGGCTATAAAGCGAACGAGATTAAAGAAATATTAACGGAGGTAAATTTTAAAAAGTTTTTGGACCGACCGAATACTAGAATCCCGATTCCTTTGTTAAAATGGGCCCACTTTTACTTTCGAATGGGTGTATATAAAGGGGATGCCCTCGAAGCGTGGATGGCGCAATTATTAAAAGACAGAGGAATCGAGACATTTGCAGATATTGAAGAAGGATCGTTAAAAATCATTGCCTCTGATTTAACAAAAGGCCGTATGATTACTTTGCCCGATGATTTAAGCGAGTATGGATTAAATCAACATGCCTTCCCGATAGCAAAAGCGGTAAGAATGAGCGCGGGAATACCGTATTTTTTTGAACCGATGAAAATCTATGATCGTCTCGGAATCAAATCGGTTATTGTTGACGGAGCAGTTTTAAGCAATTTCCCCATCTGGTTATTTGAAACAAACGATGACCGGCCCATCGTCGGGTTTAAGCTGAGCCCCAAGC is a genomic window of Bacillus sp. (in: firmicutes) containing:
- a CDS encoding LysR family transcriptional regulator, giving the protein MDLQALKIFQIVAELGSISQAARELNYAQSNITTKIQQLETSLETTLFYRHNRGTTLTAKGKMLLSYTEKIFRLLDETQKVMSDEETPKGPIIIGSMETTAAVRLPALLSKYHHKYPEVDLTLKTGPTEQNIQGVLQYELDGAFVAGPVEHPELIQTTVIEEELVLITDTIHSSLSSIKDMQTRTLLVFRAGCSYRARFEQWLHHEGLVPHKIMEFGTLEAIVGCVSAGLGISLLPRSVIEKHVQEGSLRMHPIPSPYGKVKTIFIYRKDKYMPTSLMKFMDMLSDKTSWLNKRF
- a CDS encoding DUF2281 domain-containing protein, translating into MNTAKERLLKIIEEIPEQEVDKILDFAEFLKAKKEKNLYKDLTKASESSLDFWDNDIDDEVWNNV
- a CDS encoding 4-oxalocrotonate tautomerase family protein, which translates into the protein MPYVNIKITNENVTPEKKALLIKGATQLLVDVLGKNPNTTVVVIDEVDTDNWGIGGETITVRRKNGQ
- a CDS encoding YbfB/YjiJ family MFS transporter, producing MVAMGIGRFAYTPILPLMQNDLSFSDALAGYLATSNYGGYLLGALLAGVLPLRKHKTMYLRISLVVSIVTTFSMGLSHSYFLMLVFRFISGIASAFIFVLASSIVLDKLAAVGKTNWSGIFYSGVGLGIFLTGLFVPSLNHLFHWEGAWVGLAIVSGALTVFVWMWLKDSHNIATKKHKQEVFSQAQLPPAKWLPWLVAAYGIEGLGYIVTGTFIVSIAEKTSTVGSVPTFVWMIVGLAAVPSCILWSSLAKKRGFVTSLVLAMTLQSIGIAMPVFLASQTFFIISAILFGATFMGITTLATTLARQMNPANSSKIISYMTAIYAVGQMVGPTIAGVLASITQNFNAALIGAACAVFIGSCLLINGIRFEKLPITKNTIINYNK
- a CDS encoding ketoacyl-ACP synthase III — its product is MIGSRITAIGTYVPEKVLTNFELEQMVETNHEWIVQRTGIHERRITRLDEFTSDLCVSAVNDLMQRYNKKVEDVDMIIVATSTPDFQFPSVSSIIQNRLNISQTGAIDLSAACAGFVYALHTAHSYIASGLHKKILVIGADTISKITNYTDRNTCILFGDGAGAVLVERDEQAKSFLGFHVGSDGSGAQHVYCSGLSKKVNGIELIDTQYLVQNGREVFRWVARNVPDGIRKILEQTQTGLDKIDWFIPHSANLRLIEPICEKLEFPMKKTLYSLVNFGNTSAATIPLALDLGIREGKVKNGDRVLMYGFGSGLVHAGQLLELNFDEQVNNPTPL
- a CDS encoding patatin-like phospholipase family protein → MEIDGVFSGGGMKAIAFVGAIEVMEREGFIFKKVAGTSAGAIIAALIKAGYKANEIKEILTEVNFKKFLDRPNTRIPIPLLKWAHFYFRMGVYKGDALEAWMAQLLKDRGIETFADIEEGSLKIIASDLTKGRMITLPDDLSEYGLNQHAFPIAKAVRMSAGIPYFFEPMKIYDRLGIKSVIVDGAVLSNFPIWLFETNDDRPIVGFKLSPKLENTPPNNIKNAFDMLPALIETMLTAHDARYISKKVASQIIFIPIESVKNTEFTLSSKMKKELAEVGRQKAEEFIEKWRG
- a CDS encoding SpoIIE family protein phosphatase, with product MNIYIVDCDANSAKQLTTILKKEYKSTYHVTINSLTSESRLSQIRQDSIFVYKGHYNAPIMEQIKNFCLKQQFPLLAVVSKESYSSGHHSFDSGILMDVVTDPTESELFLRIRLLLKHQDEMRNRIDKEIQLKSAINHITNELELAKKLQQLVLPKDFSNQDIKFNAIYKPSEQLSGDLYFWVKISPHEYGFILMDVSGHGVHASLVSMAMRSLLPGLLKRVKNPEKISKALNEHMLALFEGRNDQFHYVTTYFTAMILLIDTQKKSFSYVNAGHQPGLMLQDGIVRMLESTMVPIGLIHAPRIEAKTIHYQAPAKLLLYTDGLIETPNCTTISRLQRLITDFTAMENEDESFMLEEFLTSRIRECTVSDDICIVSITLN
- a CDS encoding type II toxin-antitoxin system PemK/MazF family toxin, whose product is MYKQGDIVLVAVPYSDLTNRKQRPALVISNDNYNQVTEDLVVAAITSQLKDLDYSVVIEPKDLNEGELKVTSAIRADKVYTLSKDIIRKKFGQVNSEVLEGVRTKLNELIK
- a CDS encoding 4-oxalocrotonate tautomerase family protein, which codes for MPFITIKLAKGRTIEQKQQFVEAITQEAVKTLNVKKEWITVVFDEYERENWATDGQLHSIKFGDGFGKQGTE